CCTCGAGTTCACCCAGGTGCTCAACGAGGCCCGGCTCGGCCGTCCCCGGATGGAGGCGCTCGAGGAGATGGCGCGCCGCAACCGCGTCGACGAGCTCAGCAACTTCATCCAGGCGGTGGTCCAGTCCGACCAGCTCGGCGTGGGCATCGCCCAGGTGCTGCGCATCCAGTCCGAGGAGATGCGGCGCCGCCGCCGTCAGCGCGCCGAGGAGATGGGCGCGAAGGCACCCCTCAAGATGCTCTTCCCGATGGTGGGCTGCATCTTTCCCGCCCTGTTCATCGTGCTCCTCGGTCCCGCCGTGATCCAGGTCTACCTGCAGTTCTCGACGACGGGTCACTAGGGGTTCCCGGATTCGCCGCCCCCGGGGTCGGGGTGGCCGGCGTCGCGCCGCCGCGCCTCGAGCTGCTCCGCCTCGAGGCGCCGGCGCGACCGCGGGCGGCCCAGCGAGCGGGGGCCACGCGGCCGCCAGCCGAGCAGCCCGCGGTGCGGCAGCCCCTCGGGCACGCGCCCCGAGAGCTCCTGGTAGGCGGCGGTGTCACCGCAGATCCGGGCGGCGGCGAGCACCACGTGCTCCCGTCCCAGGTGGGGATGACGGCGCAGCGCCGCCTCGTGGTCGGCGAGGGCGAGCAGGTCGTCGACGCTCAGCGACGGGGGGATCCGCACCGCGAGGTCCGGCTGCTCCAGGGTGTCGAGCAGCTGCGCCGGCGACGATGCGCCGCGCACCGCGGAGTCGAGAGTCGCGGCGTGGGGACGCATCGACACACAGCGTACCGGTGCGTCGTCGGCCGCGCGCGCTCACGGAGGTCGTCGTCGGACCCGGCGCGCGGGGCGGAATCACCTCAGCCGGACCGCGGTCGCCCGCCAGGCGTGCACGGTGCCGTCGAGGATGTTGACCACGAGGGTGGCCGGTTCCACGCTCTCCAGCTCCCAGCCTCCGGAGAGCGATGCCTCGAGCTCGTCACGGCGCACCCGCCGCGGGCCCCACACCCCGGGCTCGGCGTCACTGAACACGAGCAGGTGGTAGCGGCCACCGAGGACCAGAACCCGGCGGATCGACTCGACGAACCGGGCTCGCTCGGCGTCGTCGAAGACGTGGAAGACGCCGCTGTCGACCACGGTGTCGAACCCGGAGCCGAGGAACCCCAGGTCGAGGGCGTCGCCGACCTCGAAGCGCACCCCGGCGAGGCCGCGCTCGGCCGCCTTCCGCCGGGCGATGGCGATCGCCCGCGGCGAGGCGTCGACGCCGGTGGCCTCGAGCCCGCGGGAGGCGGCGAGCAGGGTGAGCTCGCCGGTGCCGCAGCCGGCGTCGAGCACCCGGCCGGTGACCCGCCCACCGTCGACCAGCTCGGCCAGCGCCGGCTGGGGGCGGCCGATCTCCCAGGGCGGGGTGCCGGTGTACGCCGCGTCGAAGCCCTGGGTCCCCAGCCGCGGCTCGAGCTCCATCCCGTCGGTCACCGGCGGATTGTGACAGCAACGAGCGGCCGACCCGGTCTCGGGTGTGCGCTGACGGTGGTTGTCGTGTAGGGTTCGGTGGCCGACCCCCGTGTCGCCGCGCAGCTCCACCACAGCAGAACCACCCGTGCCCCACCTCCGCCGTCCCACGCGCGCGCAGACCCTCACCGTGGCCGTCCTCGCCGTGCTCGCCGCGGTGACCCCCGCGGTGGTCACGGCCGTGCACCATCGCGATGCCGCCGCGGTGCGCACCGCCGCCCTGGCCCCGCTGCCGCCGGCGCCGTCGCCGGCGCTCGCCCAGGCGCCGCCGCCCGCCACCGCCGCGCCGGTCGCCTCCGCGGCCGCGCCCCCGCCGGCACCGCCGCCTCCCACCTCGCGGCCGGCGGCCGGGCGGCTCACCATGGCCGGCTGCCCGCCGCCCCCGGCGCCGCCGCCGCCGTACGTGCCGCCCTGGCACCCCGCGGTGCTGGTGCCCGACGCCGCCCTGCCCGCCCCGGCGCCTGCCGACACCCCCGCGGCACTGCTCGCCGCGCTGAGCGGCAAGGGAATGTGGGTGTGGCAGTACCGGCGCACCGAGGGGGGCGCACCCCAGGCGATCGTCGACCGTGCCGCGGCGGCGGGGCTGCGCCAGATCTGGGTGCGGGTCGCCGACTCGCAGGACGGCTTCTACGGCGCCGACGAGCTCGCCCAGCTGGTGCCGCGGGCCCACGTGCGAGGGCTGTCGGTGATCGCATGGGGCTTCCCCCACCTCTACGACCCGGTCGCCGACGCCGCCTGGTCGAAGGCGATCCTCGACTGGCGGGGGCCGGCGGGCGACCGTGTCGACGGCTTCTCCGCGGATATCGAGACCGCCTCCGAGGGGGTCGCGCTCTCGGCCCGGCGCGCCGCCGTCTACCTCAGCCTGGTGCGGCAGGCCCGGGCCGGCCGTCCCCTGGTCGCCACCGTGTACCCGCCCACCGACCACTGGATGAGCGCCTACCCGTTCTCGGCGATGGCGCCGTACATCGATGCCTTCGCGCCGATGATCTACTGGGAGTGCCGCGACCCCGGCGCCGCCGCCGCCGAGGCGATCAGCCGCCTCGCCCGGCTGCGCCCCGTGCACCTCATCGGCCAGGCCTTCAGCTTCGGTGACGTCGCCGGGCGGGTCGACCTGCCCAGCGCCGCCGAGCTGGAGCGGTTCATGGCGGTGGGGCGCAGCGCGGGCGCGGTGGGCGCGTCGTTCTGGGTGTGGCAGAGCATGGGCGCGGAGGAGTGGGCCGAGCTCGCCGCCTTCCCCTGGCTGCGCTGACCGGTCAGTCCTCCAGCGCGTGCACCCGGACGCTCGGGACCGGCGTCAATGGTCATCCTGACGAGATCTTGCGGAAGTCCCAGCTCACCTCACGGTCGGGGACCAGCCGCAGCCACGCGTGCCTCCCGTCGTGGGGGATGCCGTCGCCGCCGCCGTGGTACTTGGCCGCCATCAGCCGCTCGGGCTCCTCGAGCTCGGGGAGGGGGAGGCCGGTGCGCGGCACCTCGCCGACCACCTCCACGCGGCCGCCCAGCTCGACGCCGCGGAGCTCGGCGTAGTCGACCCCGGCGTCGACCACCACCGCGGCGGCGGGGTTGGCGCGCAGATCGGCGTAGCGGCGGCTGCGGGTCAGCGAGGAGATCCAGATCGCGTGGCCGTCCCACACGAACCACAGCGGGCTGACGTGGGGGAGGCCGGAGGCGCCGACGGTGGCGAGGCGGCAGGTCCGCTCGGCGGCGAGGAAGGCGTCGCGCTCCTCCGGGGTCATGGCGATGCGCCGGCCGCGGCGCTGGGGGACGGTGCCCATGTCGCGAATGATGATTGCCTGGGGGCCGCCGATGCCCGACGATATGGGGCCTGCGCCCCCACCTCCCTCCCTCCGCAGCTCGACGCCGGCTCACGGCGCTGGCAGTGGCGGCGACGGTCGCCGCCCTGAGCCTCGCCGTGCCCGCGGCCACGCCCACGGCCGCGGCGCCCGCCGTGCCCGTCCCCGGCAGCCTGCCGGCGCGGGTGGCCGGCGCCGTCGACCTGGGGGCGGTGGCCGCCGGTGCCCCGGTGGAGCTCACCCTGGCGCTGCCGCTCCGCGACCGCGCCGCCCTCGAGGCCCGGGCGGGCGCGCTCATGGCCGGCCGCCCGGGGGCCGCCGAGCTGACCCCGGAGCAGGTCGCCGCCGCCCACGCCCCCGACCCGGCAGCGGTCGCCACGGTGGCGGTCTGGGCCCGGAGCGCGGGCCTGGAGGTGACGTCGGTGTCGGCGGACCGGACCCTGGTGGGGATCCGCGGCGCGGCCTCACGGGTGGGCGGCGCCCTCGGGGTGGGGCTGCACCGGTACCGCGCGGGCGACCTCGTGTACCGCTCCGCCGACGGGCCGGTGCGGCTGCCCGAAGCCCTCGCCGGGCGGGTCGAGGCGGTGCTCGGCCTCTCCGACCTGGGCAGCCACAAGGGCATGGCCCCGGCCCGTCCGGCGGCCGGCGTCAGCCCGACCCAGCCGGCCCGGGGGCCCGCCGACTTCTGGTCCTTCTACCACGCCCCGGCGGGCGACCGCGGCGAGGGGCAGACCATCGCGGTGATCGCAGCCGGCGACCTCGCCACCCCCGAGCGTGACCTCGTCGCCTTCGAGCGGACCTACGGCCTGCCCCGGGTGCCCTGGACCACGGTGACGACCGGCGCGGCCGCCGGCGGCGACACCCTCAACGACGTCGAGTGGGACCTGGACACCCAGTACGCCACCGCCTTCGCACCGGCGGTGGCCTCGCTGCTGGTCTACGACGCCCCCAGCCTGAGCGACGCCGACACCGTCGCCGCCCTGACCCGGTGGCTCACCGACGATCGCGCCCGCCAGGCCAGCTTCTCGGCGGGCGAGTGCGAGGACGTGGCGGTGCGCACCGGCTTCCAGCGGGCCACCGACAGCGTGCTGCTGCGCGCCGCCGCCGAGGGCAAGACCCTCTTCGCCCCCAGCGGCGACACCGGCTCCTTCTGCCCCAAGCTCGTCGATCTGCGCGACATCGGCCAGGCGACCCGGCCGCAGGCGACCTACCCCGGCTCGAGCCCGTACGCGGTGAGCGTGGGCGGGACCACCCTGGCGGAGGGCCCCGGCGCGCTCCGGGAGACCGCCTGGCGCGACGGCGGCGGCGGCATCGCCAGCACCGAGGACCAGCCTCCCCACCAGGCCGGCGCCGGCGGCAGCCTGGTGTCGGGCCATCGCGGCACCCCCGACGTCAGCCTCGACGCCGACCCCGACACCGGGTACTCGGTCATCGAGCACGGCAGAACGGTGATCGTCGGCGGCACCAGCGCGGGGGCCCCGGCCTGGCTGGGGATCTGGGCACGCGCCCAGGCGGCCCACGGCGGCAGGCTGGGCTTCGCCGCGCCGCTGCTCTACCGCCTGCCCGCGGGCGCCTTCCACGACGTCGTCGCCGGCTTCCAGGGGCTGTGGCCCGCGACCCCCGGCTGGGACTACACCACCGGCCGCGGCACCCCGGACATCGCCGTGCTCATCGCCGCACTCGGGTAGGGTTGTCGCATGTCCGAGCAGATCACCACCGTCACCCTCCACGTCGACCCCTGCTGCCCCTGGGCGTGGCTCACCTCGCGCTGGCTGGCCGAGGTCGAGCGCGTCCGCCCGGTCCGGGTCGTCACCCGCCTCATCGACCTCGCCGAGGCCAACCGCGGCAGGGAGGAGGGCCGCCAGCGCGACTCCCACGAGGCCGGCGAGCGCGCCTCCCGGGTGCTGGTCCAGGCCCGCCGCGAGGGCGGCGACCAGGCCGTCGCCCGCCTCTACACCGAGATCGGCGAGGCCTATCAGGAGCGCGCCGAGCCGCTCGCCGACCCTGCCGTCCTGCGCGCCTGCGCCAGCGCCGCCGGTCTCGACCCAGGACTGGTCGACCGCGCCCTCGACGACCCCGGGACCCTGGACGAGCTCCTCGCCGAGCACCGCGCCGCGGCCGAGCAGGGCGCCTTCGGCGCGCCGACCCTGACCCTCGAGGGCGCCGCCCCGATCTTCGGACCGGTGGTCGACGTGCGGGTCACCGGCGAGCTCGCCGGCGAGCTCTGGGACCACACCGCCTGGATGGTCCGGCACGGCAACTTCTTCGAGCTGAAGCGGGAGCGGGCGGGCAAGGCGAGGGTGGGGCGCTACGCCGCCGCCACCAGCGCGTCGTAGGCGGACGGGTCGCCGCCGCCCGGCGGCTGGTCACCGACGACGGCCGCGAGGTCGCGGCGCACGTCGACGAGGCCGCGAGCTTCCTGAGCCGCGGTCTCGGGCTGATGTTCCGCCGCGACCTCCCCGCCGGCCACGGCCTCGCCATCACCCCCTGCAACTCGATCCACATGTTCTTCATGCGCTTCTCCCTCGACGTCGCGTTCCTCGACCGCGACGGCCGGGTGGTGCGGGCCTACCACGGCATCCGTCCCTGGCGGATGAGCCGGCTGGTCCGCGGCGCGCGCACCGCCGTCGAGCTCCCCGCCGGGACTCTGAGCGCCGCCGGCGTGGAGAAGGGCACGGTGCTGCGGCTGGTCTGAGGCGCTCTGTGGTATCGTCACCACAAAATAACAGGCATGACGAACACGCCCCTCCGCTCCGCGGCGTCGCTTCTCGCCCGGCTCGTCGACACGGTCGCGCCGCGGCGGTGCGCGGGGTGCGACATCCGATCGGCCGAGATCCTCTGCGAGGTCTGCGTCGAGGTGGCACTGGCACTCCCTCCACCGGCGCCGCGGCCCACACCGTACGGGGTGTGCCGGGCGGCGCTGCCGTGGCGGCCGCCGGCGCGGGGCGCGGTGCACGCGGCCAAGTACCGCGGCTGCGGGCGGGCGATGCACGTCCTCGCCGCTGTCGCCGCCGAGAAGCTGGCGCCCGCACTGCTCGGAGGGCCCGCTCCGGAGGCGGTGGTGGCGGTGCCGCTCGGGTCGCGCCGGCGGAGGCTGCGCGGCTACAACCAGGCCGAGGTCGCGGCCGCCGCGCTGTGCGCCGCCTGCCGGCTGCCGCCGCCCCGCCGGGGGCTGCGGCGGGTGCGCGAGACCTTGCCGCAGGTGGGGCTGGGGGTGGACGAGCGGCGGCGCAACCTGGGCGCCGCCTTCGGCTGGGAGGGGCCACGGCTCGACGGCGGCACGGTGTGGCTGATCGACGACGTGGTCACGACCGGAAGCACCCTTGCGGCGGCTGCGTACGCACTGCAACAGGCCGGTGCGGGTCGTATCGAAGCCGTCGCGGTGGCCTCCTGCGACCGGCGCGGCGGCTGAGAATCCGCACCAACGAGGGTGCTGGGGAATCAACCGCATGGCGCTCCCTCTGCGCCGAGGTGTCCCGCACGCGCCCTCACCGGTCGACTGCAGGAGCGTGCCAACACCCGTGATCAGCACTGCCACCAACGCTCGCACCACCGAGGAGATGGCGCGTTACCTCGAGGCCCTGGGGCCGCTCCGGCCGCTCGTCGAGGACGACAGCCTCACCGAGATCATGGTCAACGGCACCGACATGGTCTACGTGGAGCGTGGCGGGAAGATCCTTCTCACCGACGTGCACTTCGACGACGAGAACCACCTGCTGCGCGTCATCGACCTCATCGTCTCCGCGGTGGGCCGGCGCATCGACTTCCGCCAGCCCCTCTGCGACGCGCGCCTGCTCGACGGCTCGCGCGTCAACGCGGTGGTGCCGCCGATCGCGGTCGACGGGCCGATGCTCACCATCCGGAAGTTCTCCAAGGATCCCTATCAGGCCTCCGACCTGATCCGGTTCGGCACCCTGACCGAGGCCTCGGCGGCATTCCTCAAGGCCTGCGTGCTGGCCCGCGCCAACATGGTCATCAGCGGCGGCACCGGCACCGGAAAGACCACCCTGCTCAACGTCTGCTCGAGCTTCATCCCGATCGACGAGCGCATCGTCACCATCGAGGACGCGGCCGAGCTGCAGCTGAACCAGGAGCACGTGTGCCGGATGGAGGCGCGGCCCCCGGACGTCAACGGCGAGGGCCGGGTCGGGATCCGCGAGCTGGTGATGAACAGCCTGCGGATGCGGCCCGACCGCATCGTCGTCGGCGAGTGCCGCGGCGGCGAGGCGCTGGACATGCTCCAGGCGATGAACACCGGCCACGACGGCTCGCTCACCACCATCCACTCCAACAATGCGCGCGACTGCCTCGCCCGCATGGAGACGCTGGTGCTGATGGCGGGCATGGACCTGCCGGTGCGCGCCATCCGCCAGCAGGTGGCGTCGGCGATCAACCTCATCGTGCAGCTGAGCCGGCTGAAGGACGGCTCGCGCCGGGTCACCTCCGTCACCGAGGTCGTCGGCATGGAGGGCGAGACGATCACGATGCAGGACATCTTCGTCTTCAAGTCGCTCGGCGCCGACGAGAACGGTCGGATCATGGGCGACTTCGTTCCCACCGGCATCCGCCCCCAGATCATCAACCGGCTGTTCGACATGGGCGTCCCCATGCCCCCGGAGCTGGCGCGTCTCTTCCCGGACCGCCGCACCTCCCAGCAGGCCACCGCGTTCGCCGACCGCCGCAAGCCATGACCATCCGGGGGCGGGATGCGGCCGAGCGCGCGCGGCACTGGGCGGAGCTGAGCAGGTCCGGCCGGGCGGTGCGCGCGCTGCCCGCGGGCGACGATCCCGACACCGACGCCGGCGAGGCCGCGCCTCACCATCGGGTCGTCGCCGCGTCACTCGCGGCCGCGACCGGGCTGGGCAGCGCCGCGCTCGGCGTCGCCTCCGGGGCGCCGCTGCCGGTGCAGGCGTCGAGCGCGACCCTGGACTCGAACCTGCTCGCGCTGACCAACCAGGACCGCACCAGCAACGGCGTCGGCGCGCTGCAGTGGAACTCCACCCTGGGGTCGATCGCCGACAACCGCCCGTACAACTGCAACGGGGTGATCGTCAACGGGCGTGCCCTGGACATGATCCAGCGCAACTACTTCGACCATCCCATCCTCGGCTGCGGCCAGATGGCCGATCGCATGGTCACCGCCGCGGGCGTGTCCTGGACCGCGTGGGGCGAGAACATCGAGTGGCAGTCCGGGGGCGGCGACCCCGCCTCGGCCGCCGCGGCGCTGAACACCGGCTTCATGAACAGCCCGCCCCACCGGGCCAACATCCTCAACGGCAACTACACCCAGATGGGGATCGGCTCCGAGCTCGGCAACGGCTGGTCCGACCAGCTCACCGGCTCGGGACCCTACGACGGTGTGTGGATGGTCGCCGAGGAGTTCGCCCGGTCCACCGGTGGCGGCGGCGGTGCTCCGGCGCCGGTGCCCGTGCCGGTGCGCACCCCCCGCCCGATCCCCCCGGTGAGGGTGCCGGTCCCGGTGCCGCACCCGCTGGTCCAGGCCCCCGCCCCCGCATCCGACCCCGCGCCCACCGCGGCCCCCACCCCGGCTCCGACCCCCACCCCCACCCCGTCGCCCACACCTCCGCCGTTCGTCCCCACCAGCCTGGCGCCGGCCGACGGCACCGCGGCCGGGGCCGGCACCGCATCGCCGGCGGCGGCGCCGCTCCTCTACACCCCCCAAGGCCTCCTCTCCGACTCCGTCGAGGGCGTCCTCGAGGGCCATCTCCTTGACTGACCACGCCGTCGTCGCCGCTCCCGCCGCCTCCCTCGGAGCCGGCACCGTCGTCGCCGTCGAGGGCGTGCGCAAGGCCTACCGGATCAGCCGCGAGCCCCGCGACGTGCTCGCCGGGGTGTCGCTCCAGGTCACCCGCGGCGAGTTCGTCGCCATCATGGGTCCGAGCGGCTGCGGCAAGAGCACCCTGCTCCACGTCCTCGGCGGCCTCGAGCCGCCCGACGCGGGTCGGGTGATCATCGACGGCCGCGACCTCTACTCCCTCGACGACGAGCGCCTCGCCGCCTTCCGCCGCGACCACATCGGCCTGGTCTTCCAGTTCTTCAACCTCATCCCCAGCCTGACCGCCGCCGAGAACGTCGCCCTGCCGCTGCGGCTGCGCGGGCGCGCCCGCGGCACCGCCCGCTGGGGCGGGCCCAACCGCCGCCGGGTGATCCGCCGCCGGGTGCACGCGCTGATGGACCAGCTCGACCTCCACGGCCTCCAGGGCCACGGGCCGGAGGAGATCTCCGGCGGGGAGCAGCAGCGCGTGGCCCTGGCCCGCGCGCTCGCGGTGGCCCCCACGGTGCTGCTCGCCGACGAGCCCACCGGCAACCTCGACTGGGCCACCGCCCACGAGGTGATGGCCCTGCTCGCGCAGCTCTGCCGCAGCGAGGGTCAGACCACCGTGGTGGTCACCCACGACGCCCGCACCGCCGCCTGGGCCGACCGGGTGCTGGTGATGCGCGACGGCGCCGTCGTCGACGAGGTCGACCTCGGCCGCCGCGACGCGACCGTCGCTCCCGACCCGGCACCGCTGGTGGCGCGGCTCGTCGAGCTGGGGCTGTGATCCCGTCGATCCTGCGGGGCTGGTTGCGGACCCGACCGCTGCGCGGCCTCCTCGCCGCCCTCGCGGTCGCCCTCGGCGTCGCCGCCCTGCTCGCCGTCCAGCTCACCCTCGCCGGGCTGGACGGCCAGGCGAGCAGCGCCCAGCGTCTCCGCGCCGGCGCCTCCGGGGTCGACGTCCGCACCGTCGCCGGCCCCGGCCTCGACGCCGGCGACCTCGCCACCCTGCGGGGCATCCACGGCGTCGCCGGGGTGAGCCCGCTGCTCCAGAAGAGCACCGTCGCCCGGGTGGCGGCGAGCGCCGTCGAGGGGCTCGACGTGTCGGTGGTGGGACTCGACGGCGGCCGCGCCGCGCTGCGTCCGCTCCACCTCGTCGGCGGCCGGCTGCCCGCCGACGGCGCCCTCACCGAGGCGGTGCTCGACCAGGGGGTGGCCGCCGCGCTGCGCTCCACCGGGGCGGCCCACGCCGTGCGCGTGGGCGAGACCGTCCGGTTGGTGACCAGGGACGGCGACCGGGTCTTCACCGTGGTCGGCCTCACCGCCGCCGGCGCCGGGGGGCCGGCCTTCTCCGGCCCCGCCGTGTTCGTCAGCCGCGCCGCCGCCGAGGGGCCCTTCGGGCTCGGCCTGCGCACCCCGCTCGCGGCCATTCGGCTCGCCCCGGGCGCCAGCGCGACGGCGGTGGCCACCGCCGTCGATGCGCGGCTGGGCGGCGCCGCCCTCGCCATCGACCCGCGCGCCGGCGCCGCCGGCCCGCTCGACCAGATCCGCCCGCTGCTGCTGCTCGTGGTCGCGCTCGCCGGCCTGATCTGCGCCGGGGTGAGCGCCAACACCACCGCGCTGGCGGTGAGCGAGCGCCGCCGGGAGATCGGCCTGCTCCGCGCCGCCGGCGCCGGTCCCCGGCAGGTGCTCCGCCTGCTGCTCGCCGAGGCCGCCGTGCTCGGCGCCGCCGGCGCGGCCCTGGGGCTGGTGGCGGGGGCGCTGCTCGGCGCGGTGGCGGTCGCCCGCCTCGGCGCCGCAGGCCTGCCCGCGCCCCCCCTGGCGCTGGAGCCCTGGCGGCTGGTCGACGCCGCCGCCGCCGGCCTCGCCGCCTCCGTGCTCGGCGCCCTGCTGCCCGCGCTCGCCGCCACCCGGGTGGCGCCGCTGAGCGCGCTGCGGTCGGCCGCCGAGCCGTCGCGCCAGCGTCCCTCCTGGCCGCTCGCCGCCGCCGGGGTGGCCCTCGCCACCGCCGGGCTGGCGGCGGCGAGCAGCACCAACGTCACCGCCGTGGTCGGCGGCTGCGCCGCCCTGCTGGTGGGCGCCGCCCTCTGCCTGCCGCTGGTCGCCGGCCCGCTGCTCCGCGGCGTCGGCGCCGCGCTGAGCCCGGTGGCGCGCACCGCCCCGGTGGCCGCCGCCGCGCTCGCCCGCCGCCGCCGCCGCACCGCGCTCACCCTCGCCGGCCTGGTGGTCAGCGTGGCCACGGCGACGGCGCTCAGCGCGCTGAGCTCCGGCGCGCTCACCGCCGGCGACCGCTGGGTCACCCAGATGTTCGTCGGCGACGTCGTCGTCCACAGCCCGGCGACCCAGCCCGGTTCGATCGCCCAGCTGGTGGCCGCCACCCCCGGGGTGCGCGAGGTGACCCCGGTGCGCTTCCTCCCCGCCGCGGCCCAGGGCAGCTCGATCGGCCTCGCCGCGATCGACCCCATCGCCTACCAGGCGAGCAGCGCTCTCGACGTGGTCGAGGGCGGCCGCGGGGCGGCGCTCACCGCCCTCGACGTCAGCCCGTCGGTCCTGGTCCCCCAGGACCTGGCGACCGCGAACGGCTGGCACCGGGGCAGCACCATCGCCCTGAGCGCGGGCGGCAACCAGCTCCAGGTCACCGTCGCCGGCGTGGTCGCGCACTCGCTGCCCGCGGGCGACGGGCGCGAGGCGCTGCTGATCGGCGACGGCATCGCCCGCCGCCTCTACGGCGACGCCGCCGGCGGCTTCGACGTCCTCCAGGTGGTGACCAGCGACAGCGCCGCGCTGCCGGCCATCTCCCGGGTGGCGGCGCTCTACGGGATGAACGCCGTGCCGGTCACCACCATCCGCGACGACGCCCGTCAGGCGCTCGGCCACACCCTCGCGCTGCTCGGGGTGCTCAGCTGGGTGGCGGTCGGGATCGCGATGCTCGCGGTGGTGAACACGCTGCTGGTCAACGCCCGCCAGGGCACCCGCGAGCTCGCCCTGCTGCGCGCCGCCGGGCTCAGCCGCCGGAGGGCGGTGCGGCTGGTGCTCACCGAGGCCGGCCTGCTCGCCACCACCGGCACCGTCCTCGGGGTCGCCGCCGGCTGCGGGCTGGCGCTGCCGCTGCTCCGTGCCGGGTCGTCGCCGGGCTTCCGGCCGCAGTTCGTGCTCCCGGTGGGGTCGGCGCTCGCGGCCCTGGTCGCGGTGGTGGTGGGCTCGCTGCTCGCCGCCGCGCTGCCGGCACGGCACGCCTCACGGGCGGCGATCGTCGCCGCCATCCGACACGACTGATAGTCTGAGATCATGGTGCCCCTATGAGCCGTCTCACCCGGATCCTCGGCGATCCCATCAAGAAGGACGTCCGTCGCGCGGGCTCGACGGTCGACACGATCAACGCGCTCGAGGAGCAGTTCGAGGCCCTCAGCGACGAGGAGCTGCGCGCCAAGTCCGCGGAGTTCCGCGAGCGCCTGGGGGTCGAGGGCCCCGACCTCAGCCTCGGCCAGCCGGTCACCGTGGGCATCACCGGCGACGAGGACGAGGAGGACGAGGGCGCCGAGGAGGACCGCCGCGAGATCGAGATGGCCGAGCGCGAGCGCGACCGGATCCTCGACGAGATCCTCCCCGAGGCCTTCGCCTGCGTCCGCGAGGCGTCCCGCCGGGTCCTGGGGATGCGCCACTTCGACGTCCAGCTGATCGGTGGCATGGTGCTCCACCAGGGGAAGATCTCCGAGATGCGCACCGGCGAGGGCAAGACCCTGGTCGCCACCCTCCCGCTGTACCTCAACGCGCTGCTGGGCAGGGGCGCGCACCTGGTGACCGTCAACGACTACCTGGCACGGCGTGACGCGGGCTGGAACGGTCCCCTGTACCACGCGCTGGGCATGACCGTGGGCGTCATCGCCCACGAGATGTCGCTGATCTACGACCCCGAGTACCACGACGACAGCCACTTCGACCCGCGGCTGCGCAACCTGCGGCCGTGCTCGCGGCGCGAGGCCTACGCCACCGACATCACCTACGCGACCAACAACGAGCTCGGCTTCGACTACCTCCGCGACAACATGGCGGTGACCGTCGAGCAGTGCGTGCAGCGCCGCCTCTGGTACGCGATCGTCGACGAGGTCGACTCCATCCTCGTCGACGAGGCGCGCACCCCGCTGATCATCAGCGGTGAGGCCGACGAGCCCACCGAGAAGTACTA
The genomic region above belongs to Candidatus Dormiibacterota bacterium and contains:
- a CDS encoding FtsX-like permease family protein, whose amino-acid sequence is MIPSILRGWLRTRPLRGLLAALAVALGVAALLAVQLTLAGLDGQASSAQRLRAGASGVDVRTVAGPGLDAGDLATLRGIHGVAGVSPLLQKSTVARVAASAVEGLDVSVVGLDGGRAALRPLHLVGGRLPADGALTEAVLDQGVAAALRSTGAAHAVRVGETVRLVTRDGDRVFTVVGLTAAGAGGPAFSGPAVFVSRAAAEGPFGLGLRTPLAAIRLAPGASATAVATAVDARLGGAALAIDPRAGAAGPLDQIRPLLLLVVALAGLICAGVSANTTALAVSERRREIGLLRAAGAGPRQVLRLLLAEAAVLGAAGAALGLVAGALLGAVAVARLGAAGLPAPPLALEPWRLVDAAAAGLAASVLGALLPALAATRVAPLSALRSAAEPSRQRPSWPLAAAGVALATAGLAAASSTNVTAVVGGCAALLVGAALCLPLVAGPLLRGVGAALSPVARTAPVAAAALARRRRRTALTLAGLVVSVATATALSALSSGALTAGDRWVTQMFVGDVVVHSPATQPGSIAQLVAATPGVREVTPVRFLPAAAQGSSIGLAAIDPIAYQASSALDVVEGGRGAALTALDVSPSVLVPQDLATANGWHRGSTIALSAGGNQLQVTVAGVVAHSLPAGDGREALLIGDGIARRLYGDAAGGFDVLQVVTSDSAALPAISRVAALYGMNAVPVTTIRDDARQALGHTLALLGVLSWVAVGIAMLAVVNTLLVNARQGTRELALLRAAGLSRRRAVRLVLTEAGLLATTGTVLGVAAGCGLALPLLRAGSSPGFRPQFVLPVGSALAALVAVVVGSLLAAALPARHASRAAIVAAIRHD
- a CDS encoding ABC transporter ATP-binding protein, with protein sequence MTDHAVVAAPAASLGAGTVVAVEGVRKAYRISREPRDVLAGVSLQVTRGEFVAIMGPSGCGKSTLLHVLGGLEPPDAGRVIIDGRDLYSLDDERLAAFRRDHIGLVFQFFNLIPSLTAAENVALPLRLRGRARGTARWGGPNRRRVIRRRVHALMDQLDLHGLQGHGPEEISGGEQQRVALARALAVAPTVLLADEPTGNLDWATAHEVMALLAQLCRSEGQTTVVVTHDARTAAWADRVLVMRDGAVVDEVDLGRRDATVAPDPAPLVARLVELGL